In the Ranitomeya imitator isolate aRanImi1 chromosome 2, aRanImi1.pri, whole genome shotgun sequence genome, tctataatttttttctcatctcctgagacaactctttcctttgcttcctctggtccatgttgagtgtgatacacaccatgtcaccacacagcacagtatcTGTAGCCCAATGTACAGGCCACTAACTGATTCCAAgactgtagacacctgtgatgctagttagtggacacaccgcaatttaacatgtcccttttgtcacattattttcaggggtgccatcatttctgtccaggcctatttcatgagttttatttttttttaaattccgtggaaccatggttgaaaagcaatgtctgacttttattttattattttcatagatcttttattttttttacttttgtcagattcaaattatttcAGTCACTattgtgtgtttttctgtcattaaagggaacctgtcacccccaaaatcgaaagtgagctaagtccaccagcatcaggggcttatctaccgcattctgtaatgctgtagataagcccccgatgtatcctgaaagatgagaaaaagaggttagattatactcacccaggggcggtcccggtatgaTGGGCGTTGCAGTctggggccttccatcttcttacaatgacgtcttcttcttgtagtcacgctgcggctccggcgcaggcatactttgtctgccctgttgagggcagagcgaagtactgcagtgtgctggcgccgggcctctctgacatttcccagcgcctgcgcactgcagtactttgcactgccctcaacaaggcagacaaagtatgcctgcgctggagccgcagcgtgactacaagaagaagacgtcattgtaatacactttattgatcccgggggaaaattgcatcgtaagatgggaggcgctggaaggGACTGcaacgcctatcggaccggactgagcgggaccacccctgggtgagtataatctaacctctttttctcatcttccaagatacatcggggggcttatctacagcattacagaatgctatagataagcccctgatgctggtgggcttcgctcatcttcgattttgcgggtgacaggttccctttaaacgaagggtaccaacaagtttgaccacatatgtatagattataaccctcagtgaattaatttataaaatggaatcactttatggggatttcgactattctggttttctgtcatttagtcatattagggcttctgcatatgatgtgtccaatctcatctgggatctgttcctgcggtccagctggagtaatctgctccctacttcagccaattagaaagtaccacaccctactaaagctcaaagcacatggccggaatctgccagaaacagcgttgttctcctctggttcagtcctctgtgctcagcttgcggcttgtgtatttgtttcctgttgtgaccatGGCCCGTTTATGGGCTAATCgtgtgtcttctgattctgtccttctggttcttacccagctacctgactattcttcttgccatctaataccacagaatagcaggtaacaccatggtccaagcctaggggtcccagtgtaagttcagatccatgtaatggtgttaaagggcgatgagcaaggcaatccttgggatatggaaagcagagaagatagtgccaagcatgttcatggtggagatcttttgagctgccagttgaccacgaacattgctcccaatacattgtgtctgctaactattccagctagatctgcattcaaacagctaaatggcgctccttcccttctgaaaacggccatgtgcccagagagtagtgtacaatcgcatgtagggtattgtgagaagttggaaaataatttgtaagatccatttatTTCTATTATCTattgtgaataattccaaagttatcaccacataaagtgacacacgtcagattgtaaaaatggggcctgaATAAGAACACGAAACTGGAAGAGGataaatcagaggattctggacactactgtaatcaaaaactgactatagacaataacatctactgaaatgctcacactgaacagtctccatcagtaataaatgagcagctagtggtgaaacctctctggggtaattagagcacggggctcggtgacttcacaatctaaactatcggaagctccaatattttctgtcagatgagtttcaagaagaaatattacacatttatagagaactgtgtataatagtgcagagcggagatgtcttaaagggaacctgtcagcaggattgtgctcagtgactacagacactgtcaggtcagtgccgttatactgattacactgatacctggtgatgaaatccgtcttgtggttgttgtttaatatgTATTTATAGTTTTCAGTtgatgagattcttgtgctctggggtggggctgtgggcggggctttatgtggtgctctggggcggggctgtaggcggggctttatgtggtgtctgattacatattcatctgtattggcttatgacaggtcgctgatacctcactgacctgcccccatttttacataatgcatataatagtgttgatattattgttgataatgcctataatagtGTGGCTATTGGGACtggaggcttagaaaaaaaaattacatccagcaaaatgtctCCGGAGATGGCagcacctgcgcagtctataagtaagagatagatgctactggacaGGCACCGCTGGTGTCactttgctggatgtaatttttttttctaatcctcACAATCACCAcattattatatgcattatgtaaaaatgggggcaggtcagtgagggatcagtgacctatcataagctaatacagatgaatatgtaatcagagcagcacataaagccctgcccacagccccgccccagagcaccacataaagccccgcccacagccccgccccagagcacgagaatctcattaactgaaaactacaaatacaaattacacaacagtaaaccagagttgcattcatttatggtggaccattggagctactatgaatcctgaccagaagattagaggaaataatattgctccccatttcaggagagattgtgcagtaatctgaatttcttaggatcaaaaacaatgtaatttatgaggtggagtgaatccatgaatccagggctggagccaacacatctcctgcaggcgggaataaatgtatattacagccatcagccgcgcacagctcagagatatatcatggcaccggtgtgatgggtttatgtagattatcacaatcctcctggaagttagtcggttttattacaaattgaaaagtccggataaagggaaactctgttattgtgcagaaattcacacttggcctcactgcacatttaatgttgtcgatcataaagtgaagtttggccagaaagactggacctggtcttgtggggaccatatgatcacattcagcagcacagaagggagagaagggagattcatccgataagatctcagggttctaggaagccaacagcatcattaccctccgctttctcttacagcccatcatcatatttttcttcaagtgattttctatcttgtcagcacattctacgtacgctgtcacttggctttatagtttacagatctggACAGGTAACAGTGTCTCCTAAACCCAGGaggtaggtggatctaccaggttgtaagttctatagaaaagggctttcaatacccaaagtcatttgaacagttttgggtggaggagaatgttatggtctagaggcaaaatggtgatcatggtaatacagccggactacaccaccgataaagcagccacagccggtgatgagaagaatctgtgacttctctgcatttagtggttactactcacctgggtagctatatgtgggaatctcctctttacaccgctcatcccccctcacatatgtctctgtagtattaatatgggtcagatcttcaccctgaaacaaatattataaaagtcacagacagatggagaagtcacatctatgatcagctctaatcctgccatctccaccgttctcattacacaagtatagaacatataatactggtggataaaacaagactgagcacaagaccttcaccggcgtctacacatcataggggagatctcctgataccttctctccatctacctgatgatcctgaggagcattgggatcttcttggttacagtcctgtggaagaagaggacggggacatctctctggtgttgtcctcttactggatagatctggaggaaacacatacagggactgaattcattctttacatacagataattataggccgtgtgtatttagtcctgtctattacctggagatgtgaggggctggggaacctccattatgacgttcttgtacagatctctgtgtccttctaaatactcccactcctccatggagaaatagacagcgacatcctgacaccttataggaacctgacacatacaatgataccgtcatcccctccgatcccttcatagcgttactgtataatgtcccagcattcccagcagtgtcacctctccagtcagcagctcaatcatcttgtagatgagttctaggatcttctggtcattgatgtcctcatggatcaggaggtgaggtggaggccccgtgattgggcttaggggtcttccccatccctcagacacagggtcctgacagcgatcactagaggtcttcttcaccactgtgtaatcctggtaatggagggacacattaataaatctcactacagacatttccagagtcctcacctctccagttctgtccatctgttattcccatagataagaatgatgtaatgtgacgtcatcagaatctctcacctctccagtaagccggaagaggatctctagagtgaggtgtaatatcctctccgccatcttgtctctgtccatatccatctttgatgggtaaatcaggacaattctcttttgtagaagatcttcactgagaggatccgatattgtagagacctgaatgagaagatgagccgatagaacatcataagaatcctgaaaAATTAGGAGGAAAAGGGAGTACTTAGGTTAAAAAGAGTATTTTATTGTGAAAATTTAATAAAGTGTAACACACAGTAAAAATTACAACAGGATGACATGAAATATCATGAGTGCCATATACCCCACGTAGCTGCCAGTATCACATAAATCAGGAAGGCATGCCATAATGAAAGTGCTAATATAGAGCAATAGTGTGGTCTCATTGAATAAATTGTACAATAGCACTTACCTGCAGCCAGCACCAAACGAAATGAGtagcactaaagaaaaaaaaatgaagtgcTGACCCAAAGTAACCATACACCGTACTCATCAAAGCAAATACTGTAGCTGTAAATGGCGCTTACCAGCAGCTAACACCAGAATGGGGTGGATGACACCAGAGGAATCCAACAGAGCCCCCAACGTACGTTTCACTTGTTTGTttgttgctttctcaaggggataactctTACTGCACACAAGGACCTTTTTATCCCATTGGTGACTCATCTAACGCCGGTCACATGATGTGTCTCAGCCAATAGTATTGCTATCTTGGTGCATGTGCCCTGCACTCAGCAGGCCCTACAGCGGCCGCCGGCATCAGGCACAATCTCGCATGCAGGAAAGCATGTGTGAGAGGCTGGGAAGACGCCGCGGCagacgaggagctgctggatagacACGGCACATGCGCGCCACCAAATACTCCCCTCAGAAGTTACCGCAGGGCAGCCCCATATCAATAATTAAATTAATCATACCATAATATCAGACAACACTATTTCCATAAAAATACAGCACATGATAATTAATCCAAAAGTAAATGCGAGTGCAAAATCTTCCGATTGATGCAAAGGGTTGGATCCAAATTCAGTGGCATATTAAATTCTTCCAATGGGTCAAGCGGCACAGCTGGAGACGTCTGCAAATGGGCATAAGAAGGTCCAAGCACGgagagaccttgatgacgcagttactgatattataaaggccggagccccaaaggcagaacagatttggcgccaacaaaggaaaggggtgcggggaagaatctgaggtaccagctcatggtaaagtgcccgaggcagctgggtgtggggcagaaccctgcttacagggcataatgggggcattacactgtgtggggccaagaaaggggccctgtactaggagaacaatccgctccctcacttcctgtcctccatagttggctcgtatgtatctattacaggaaacagaacaacaacgttatgattcttataaagagtctccgtgcagaaggggttaatgtccccgcgctcagtaatgcggaatctccacatacctccacctgcagagccgcactccacatatatggctgctctgtgcgcacaggacctgtgatgaggtcacagggggaggagtcaggggtcacgtgatccgcagtgaagacgctacatggagacttctcagtcagtgacatttccgccattattcgccctcactactggcacaattacctcgcgccgccttttctacacaatgttctgtgtggaatgtaacgtgtgatttctctggagacaaatagaccccacacatgagggaattattaccggttaccggacgtctagtatatggcggcatatgattgtgctatcgcctccaccaggagctaaaatgccgaaatctcgcttatttaaccccttccagtgtccggctaagggtcatatacggccatgctCCTCTCCAGTCACTGTGGGGgttttgttaaagggactctgtcacctgaatttggcgggactggttttgggtcatatgggcggagttttcgggtgtttgattcaccctttccttacccgctggctgcatgctggctgcaatattggattgaagttcattctctgtcctccatagtacacgcctgcgcaaagcaatcttgccttgtgcaggtgtgtactatggaggacagagaatgaacttcaatccaatattgcagccagcatgcagccagcgggtaaggaaagggtgaatcaaacacccgaaaactccgcccatatgacccaaaaccagtcccgccaaattcaggtgacagagtccctttaataggatggagggcggcgtccatgcttggacttcagagagagtaataaactcacagctcaccttcccgatcctttagggtatgtgcacatggagtgCACCACGGCTGCGTACTCGGTACCGGTTCCagtatttaaaggggatgtcacggtggcgacccggtccgtagccctgggcaCCAACattaaaggggaaagtctttaaagggataaagtttatgtttgtgatgccacctttagggagtcctctggggtgatgttatggcagctagatggtataacttcccacaggtgaagtatgtccccagggctccgatggtatagatggaagatggtgaggagtgcagtaaagattgaggacacagggttgcagtctctttaccttgtttactgaaggcttcagcatccacagtccagagcaccagatcacagggcaggcaatgTCCGgcaggcttggaggcaagttagaagtccccttacccaggtggaaatcaaaagctttCCTTTAccgccatggtgttgtagtcccttactgctaaaagCTCACAtatggtcctcacagatgttgtctcgctctctgtcccccgggtaggataggacattACCCGTATGAGTGTTGGCTTgatgctgtttatagggactctagcacgccccggcctctgagggatgccaccgtgcctcctgggtgttaggtcggacaggtaacctaAAGTtcatctgtcctgccggtctcttatGTAAgtcatagggtatgtgcacacgatgcggattttgctgtggatccgcagtgtttccgcagctgtggatccgcagcagtttcccatgagtttacagtacaatgtaaacctatgggaaacaaaaaacgctgtgcacatgctgcggaaaaaaacgcataaaaacgcatgaaaacgcagcggtttacattccgcagcatgtcacttctttctgcgtattccgcagctgttttacaactgctccaatagaaatccgcagttgtaaaaccgcagtaaatccataGCGGTTTTCAACTGCAGATTTATCGAATCTgctacggaaaaatccgcagtagaccagaatacgtgtgcacatacccatagaggGCCTTACaatcctcggtgttctggctaccggtttctGCACCTCAGAGGGAGGCTGCCTGCTcggagctggtctccctctgatatccactcctgtgctttgctctcctgcatgctttCTCAAGCCAATTCGGTTTTCTCAATGTCTCTTTCAAGGGACTGCTGCACTGGGGCTACGCAGCTCCGTAAAACCTTCTGatttgcctcagactgatccagtctgttccgTGGCAATTACTGTTCtgtctctccctacagactaccaattatatatatatacaacccaaaaagacacatggagcatatgtcccaaaatataaaaaatgtacgtTTTTATTATAACAAAATTTAAAAACATATCAAATCAAAATACTCATAGAAATATATAGAGCATACAGTAGGAGAACACTACGGAAAACACTGAAAGTCTAAAAAGACGGATGACCCCAATATGCCGCTAATACGGCTTAGTAATCTTAATGCCATAAAGTGCACAGTTTCAGGGAAGAAAACCACCACTTCCACACATCAATAGGTGGAATAATACACTTCCCCAAGTGGAGTGCCGCTACTCATAACGCGGCCCACATCATAGTCTCTGGTAATTTCTAGTGGTTCTTACCCATCAGGTCAGAGTCCGGCACAtgggggtcaccgccgcagccccaacgcgcgtttcgctgccccCTGAcgtagccaacgcgaaacgcgcgttggggctgcggcggtgacccccaTGTGCCGGACTCTGACCTGATGGGTAAGAACCACTAGAAATTACCAGAGACTATGATGTGGGCCGCGTTATGAGTAGCGGCACTCCACTTGGGGAAGTGTATTATTCCACCTATTGATGTGTGGAAGTGGTGGTTTTCTTCCCTGAAACTGTGCACTTTATGGCATTAAGATTACTAAGCCGTATTAGCGGCATATTGGGGTCATCCGTCTTTTTAGACTTTCAGTGTTTTCCGTAGTGTTCTCCTACTGTATGCTCTATATATTTCTATGAGTATTTTGATTTGATATGTTTTTAAATTTTGTTATAATAAAAacgtacattttttatattttgggacATATGCTCCATGTGTCTTTTTGGGTTGTTTATATATTTTGGAGTGTCCGAGTTGAAGGATTTCTAGCACGGGTACTTTCCCTGACACTATACCACTAGTATGTGTATGAAATCCACTATATTGCTGTTCATCGTGGGATGTGTTtattcaattatatatatatatatatatctatatgtatagatatatatatatatggggagtcacctagcaagtacgatcaaaagctccccctggtggcctggagtgtaaatgtgttgcatgtttgtggtacctggtgttAGAAGTTGAGATctggctgctgcacagggggatctCAAGCCATgtatgctgtggtctcccattttacatcgaccgcagtgaagcctgctcagcagagacattggtccagcgtctcgctcagtctgatattgtgcaaagggttactactgcttttctaggctctgctgttgtagcctgcactggcactggcgagcaggcttttctgggactaagtcctgccttgcacacactgagcatgcccaaggaaagacctctcattggaggtcagggatcacatgctcaggtactgcagcagctatcattggtcctctaggaaggtcctgaagctactacagctataaaaggtttgcatggctgcacggccatgcgctagtgtcacctcatgtcatgagcttattATTTGTGGTCGcacctgtatgtgtgtattcagggacccggctgaaataagcccctagaataccggcacctccggtgaggagtgtgtgtgtgcttttctgggtgcgtgaccactaacttccatcagctcagcagttagctgtgctcccctgtgacgctaacagggcacagcatcttatttctagcaactctgtggagttaacagagtttgcttatagtgccgccatttgcgagcagcagggtcctctcctgcacggaggaccccgggTTACGaatgcacctatttatacatatatatatactcggtgtgttccaccaaccctaacacctggttgcagttatctcttcttgccttcaagcgtaacaacactctccccgggaggaaagcaatgctactgacacgaccagggccctggggcgccacattcccccctgttaaatccagtactcccagactgggaaaagaagaacaacaatacaaattAGCAAAAAGACTTACAATTTTTGGAATGCTATAAACTTATGAAACAAGTTAATTATATAAactagagcttccctttatgggaggtgaggacacttgaactttACATGAACTATTTACATGGTGGATACACTTTTAAGAATAGAGCAATTTAATAAAACAATATAACAATTAACTAACTATCAAAAACAATTACCCGCTATGGGTAAGGCTTCAAAGTGCAAAACAAGCATTTTATCTTTACTCTTCTTCAAGTACAAAGCTTTAAACCAACCCCCACGGGCAAACTCTATCTTACTCATTTTATTCAGCAGTGCATCACGAGATATCTTCCTATCTATCTGTATACAATACTATCTAACTTCAACTctcaattttattattattcaCTATATTAACTCTAATATATTAACCAACTAGCATATAAAGTGCATTTCTAACCAACTCTAGGCACCAGATCAGCAAAGTGCAACGATTTAACATTCCGTTTATGGGTGCAAACAGTATTCAAGTCTTtcaatactgaggtagtgcaatcaaTACTCAAGTCAGTCATTAACTTTGCAACAGTAGcaatgatgcgagggacccgtcattaaccctcaacgtttgccttgggcgggctacaaggcgtgtatccagacctgg is a window encoding:
- the LOC138662836 gene encoding oocyte zinc finger protein XlCOF8.4-like, which gives rise to MSTVYGYFGSALHFFFFSATHFVWCWLQVSTISDPLSEDLLQKRIVLIYPSKMDMDRDKMAERILHLTLEILFRLTGEDYTVVKKTSSDRCQDPVSEGWGRPLSPITGPPPHLLIHEDINDQKILELIYKMIELLTGEVPIRCQDVAVYFSMEEWEYLEGHRDLYKNVIMEVPQPLTSPDLSSKRTTPERCPRPLLPQDCNQEDPNAPQDHQGEDLTHINTTETYVRGDERCKEEIPTYSYPADDCTRRSEGQLTSSIFKSDDLEILQDTTEVNAISPDISSIHSKELSSDPMKQVPSSDSLVITKENQSHKRGIKKQTAPKANKSFSCSECGKCFNKKSALVTHHSTHTGEKPFSCSECGKCFNRKGHLVSHQITHTGEKPFSCSECGKCFTHKGNLDEHQRTHTGEKPFTCSECGKCFNLKVNLVKHQRTHTGEKPFSCSECGKCFTQNSNLVTHERIHTAEKPYSCSEC